One Gadus morhua chromosome 23, gadMor3.0, whole genome shotgun sequence DNA segment encodes these proteins:
- the LOC115537722 gene encoding NACHT, LRR and PYD domains-containing protein 12 produces KKLWRDLFSDFPQCSESQREEGDDKNKEQRRRAIQGVVDITKLCLMEMNQEELADKLGSGAVAVQWQHELKAHLKKKFHCVFEGIARAGEQRPLNEIYTELFITERGSGEVNKEHEVRLIEKASRKTANEETPIRCEDIFKPGQDKPIRTIMTTGVAGIGKTLLTHKFTLDWAEGKANQDIDFAFLLTFRELNLLKGKEFSLLELLHQFSVETKESGIYRYDHDQVVFILDGLDECRLPLDFQNNPIWTDVTEPTSVDVLLTNIIRGVLLPSARIWVTTRPAAANQIPAECVDMVTEVRGFTDPQKEEYFRKRFREGTMATTIISHVKKSRSLHIMCHIPVFCWITATVLVDFFKTSQRGEEVPKTVTQMYSQFLRVLSIQGDRKYHGRADTDPLWSSESREIIVSLGKLAFNQLEKGQLIFYEADLAECDIDIRAASVYSGVFTQIFKEECGLHQDRMFCFVHLSIQEFLAALYVFLSYINTGVNLLSEEHPTSREAELLPLYQNAVDKALQSENGHLDLFLRFLLGLSLETNQMLLQGLLGPRGSKLPGNLTKKDPPGQTGRRSQINNQIVHYIKEKIGGDLSQEKSINLFHCLNELNDSSLVEEIQQYLSSGSLSTESLSSAQWSALVFIVLTSEEQLDVFYLKKYSASDEGLLGLLPLVKASKTSLLDSCKLSKRCCKALASVLSSNSSSLRELDLSTNDLQDSGVKLLSAGLGSPHCTLETLRLNSCVLSKGCCEALASALSSNSSSLRELDLSSNHLQDSGVKLLSAGLRSPHCTLETLRLIGCHLSERCCEALASVLSSNSSSLRELYLSYNDLQDSGVKLLSAGLGSPHCTLETLRLTGCHLSERCCEALA; encoded by the exons GAGCTGTTGCGGTCCAGTGGCAACATGAACTCAAGGCTCATCTGAAGAAGAAGTTccactgtgtgtttgagggaatcgctagaGCCGGAGAGCAGAGACCTCTGAATgagatctacacagagctcttcatcacagagagaggcagtggagaggtcaacaaggaacacgaggtcagactgattgaaaaggCATCCAGGAAAACAGCCAAtgaggaaacaccaatcagatgtgaagacatctttaaacctggacaagataaaccaatcagaacaattaTGACAaccggagtggccggcattggtaaaactctCTTAAcccacaagttcactctggactgggcagaaggcaaagccaaccaaGACATAGACTTcgcatttctcctcactttcagagagctgaatttactgaaagggaaagagtttagcttactggaacttcttcatcagttTTCTGTTGAAACCAAAGAATCAGGAATCTACAGATACGACCATGACCAAgtagtcttcatcttggatggtctggatgagtgtcgacttcctctggacttccagaacaacccgatctggacGGATGTCACCGAGCCGACCtcagtggacgtgctgctgacaaacatcatcaggggagtcctgcttccctctgccCGCATCTGggtaaccacacgccctgccgcagccaatcagatccctgctgagtgtgttgacatggtgaccgaggtgagagggttcaccgacccacagaaggaggagtacttcaggaagagattcagagaggggaCAATGGCCACCACAATCATCTCTCACGTCAAGAAAtctcgaagcctccacatcatgtgtcacatcccagtcttctgttggatcactgctacagttctagtggacttcttcaaaacatcccagagaggagaagaggtgcccaagaccgtgactcagatgtacagccaatTCCTGAGGGTTctgtccatacagggggacaggaagtatcatggGCGAGCTGATACTGATCCACTCTGGAGTtcggagagcagggagatcattgtttctctggggaaactggcttttaaccagctggagaaaggccagctgatcttctacgaggcagacttggcagagtgtgacatcgatatcagagcagcctcagtttactcaggagtgttcacccagatctttaaagaggagtgtggactGCACCAGGACAGGATGTTCTGCTtcgtccatctgagcatccaagagtttctggctgccctttatgtctttctgtcctacaTCAACACTGGTGTCaacctgctctcagaagaacatcCAACCTCCAGGGAAGCtgaactcctccccctctaccagaatgctgtggacaaggccttacagagtgagaacggacacctggacttgttcctccgcttcctcctgggcctctctctagaGACCAATCAGATGCTTCTACAAGGTCTGCTGGGACCAAGAGGAAGTAAATTACCGGGCAATCTAACTAAAAAAGATCCACcgggacagacaggaaggaggtcacaAATCAATAACCAAATAGTccattacatcaaggagaagataggtggagatctctctcaagagaaaagcatcaatctgttccactgtctgaatgaacTGAATGAcagttctctagtggaggagatccaacagtacctgtcatcaggaagtctctccactgaatctctctcctctgctcagtggtcagctctggtcttcatcgtactgacatcagaagagcagctggacgtgttttacctgaagaaatactctgcttctgacgagggtcttctggggctgctgccattggtcaaagcctccaaaacatctct gctggaCAGCTGTAAGCTGTCAAAGAGATGCTgtaaagctctggcctcagttctcagctccaactcctctagtctgagagagctcgacctgagtaccaatgatctgcaggattcaggagtgaagctgctctctgctggactggggagtccacactgtacactggaaactctcag gctgaattcCTGTGTtctgtcaaagggatgctgtgaagctctggcctcagctctcagctccaactcctcgaGTCTGAGAGAGCTCGACCTGAGTTCCAAtcatctgcaggattcaggagtgaagctgctctctgctggactgaggagtccacactgtacactggaaactctcag gctgattggctgtcatctgtcagagcgatgctgtgaagctctggcctcagttctcagctccaactcctctagtctgcgCGAGTTGTACCTGAGttacaatgatctgcaggattcaggagtgaagctgctctctgctggactggggagtccacactgtacactggagactctcag gctgactggctgtcatctgtcagagagatgctgtgaagctctggcc